In Primulina eburnea isolate SZY01 chromosome 3, ASM2296580v1, whole genome shotgun sequence, one DNA window encodes the following:
- the LOC140827415 gene encoding uncharacterized protein has protein sequence MARRLRPYFLSHPIMVLTNSPLGKIMTHAYISGRLVKWTTELGEYDIQYGPRTAIKAQALAGFLAETLHVEMEDLWKVYVDGSSTNEGSGVGVLLISLKGDELKLAVRLDFRASNNEAEYEAVLAGLRAARQVGVARVHIFSDSQLVAHQMNGSYDIKNERLIEYVKAVEAAKELFTELVFKQIPRRRMREPTPLQKWQAHFTAGNQERWWSK, from the coding sequence ATGGCTCGGAGACTGAGACCGTACTTTTTGTCTCATCCCATTATGGTCCTCACTAACAGCCCTCTCGGAAAGATAATGACTCATGCTTATATCTCAGGAAGATTGGTGAAGTGGACCACTGAGCTGGGAGAATATGACATTCAATATGGACCTCGGACCGCAATCAAAGCGCAGGCCTTGGCCGGTTTCCTGGCTGAGACTTTGCATGTGGAGATGGAAGACCTTTGGAAGGTCTATGTGGATGGTTCATCCACCAATGAAGGCAGCGGAGTTGGTGTGTTATTGATCTCTCTAAAAGGGGATGAACTAAAGTTAGCTGTAAGACTAGACTTTAGGGCATCCAACAATGAGGCAGAATACGAAGCGGTCTTAGCGGGTCTAAGAGCAGCACGGCAGGTCGGAGTGGCTCGGGTCCACATCTTCTCCGATTCTCAGCTGGTGGCCCACCAGATGAATGGATCCTATGACATCAAGaatgagagattgatagaatacgTAAAAGCGGTGGAAGCAGCTAAAGAACTCTTTACAGAACTGGTTTTTAAGCAGATCCCAAGGAGGAGAATGAGGGAGCCGACTCCCTTGCAAAAATGGCAAGCTCACTTCACAGCTGGAAATCAAGAGAGGTGGTGGTCCAAGTAG